One Burkholderia sp. WP9 genomic window, TTTCGAGCTGCGAACGGCTTTCAATTGGCTGACTTTGATTCGATGCCCACGCGCCGATACGCGAACCGAGCGGACGCGACGCGAAATACCCGTCGCTTTCTTCCGCGCTGGTTTTGACGATGCGCCCCTCGACGCGTACCTGGCGCTCCAGCTCGATCCAGTAGAACAGCAGGCTTGCGTAAGGATTGGCCGCCAGTTCGCGGCCTTTACGGCTTTCGTAATTGGTGAAGAACACAAAGCCACGCTCGTCGACGCCTTTGATCAACACGATGCGCGCCGAGGGCCGGCCGCGCGAGTCGACCGTGGCCACCGTCATGGTGTTCGGTTCGGGCAGTTGAGCGTCCACGGCCTGTTTAAACCACGTATCGAATTGACGAAACGGGTTGCGGTCGACATCGCCGACGTC contains:
- the pdxH gene encoding pyridoxamine 5'-phosphate oxidase, with product MTSLAELRKNYSLGSLDVGDVDRNPFRQFDTWFKQAVDAQLPEPNTMTVATVDSRGRPSARIVLIKGVDERGFVFFTNYESRKGRELAANPYASLLFYWIELERQVRVEGRIVKTSAEESDGYFASRPLGSRIGAWASNQSQPIESRSQLETREREFSLQYGDQPPRPPHWGGYRLVPEAIEFWQGRPSRLHDRLLYTRSNEHSDWQISRLSP